From the Platichthys flesus chromosome 6, fPlaFle2.1, whole genome shotgun sequence genome, one window contains:
- the LOC133955237 gene encoding aldo-keto reductase family 1 member D1-like has protein sequence MDLAAVNHSIPLSDGNRIPLLGLGTYGDPRTTAKGTALECVKLAIDVGYRHFDGALVYFNEHEVGQAIREKIADGTVKREDIFYCGKLWNTFHPPELVRPALERTLKTLKLDYVDLYIVELPMAFKPGNEFYPKDKDGKYIYHHTDLIATWEALEACKDAGLVKSLGVSNFNHRQLELLLSKPGLKHKPVSNQVECHPYFTQPKLLEFCRQNEIVIVGYCPIGSSRDASWVNVKCPPLLEDELLVSIGTKYKKSTAQVALRFNVQRGVVVIPKSFSPERIKHNFQIFDFSLTEDEMKAIEALNKNIRFVELLMWSDHPEYPFHEEY, from the exons ATGGATCTGGCAGCAGTTAACCACAGTATCCCTCTCAGTGATGGAAACCGCATTCCTCTACTGGGACTGGGCACCTATGGAGACCCTCGAACG ACAGCCAAAGGCACGGCACTAGAGTGTGTGAAGCTGGCCATAGATGTGGGTTACAGGCACTTTGATGGGGCACTGGTGTATTTCAATGAGCATGAAGTGGGTCAAGCCATAAGAGAGAAGATTGCCGATGGAACCGTTAAAAGAGAGGACATCTTTTACTGTGGGAAG CTCTGGAATACCTTCCATCCACCAGAGTTGGTGAGACCAGCCTTGGAGAGGACGCTGAAAACTTTGAAGTTAGACTATGTGGATCTCTACATTGTTGAGCTTCCTATGGCTTTCAAG CCTGGAAATGAGTTTTATCCAAAAGACAAGGATGGAAAATACATCTACCACCACACAGACCTAATCGCAACATGGGAG GCTTTAGAGGCTTGTAAAGACGCAGGACTGGTCAAGTCTCTGGGAGTCTCTAACTTCAACCACAGAcaactggagctgctgctgagtaaACCTGGcctcaaacacaaacctgtatCCAACCAG GTCGAGTGTCATCCATATTTCACACAGCCAAAGCTTCTGGAGTTCTGTCGTCAGAATGAGATTGTGATTGTTGGTTACTGCCCAATCGGCTCCTCTAGAGATGCCTCCTG GGTGAATGtgaaatgtccccctctgctgGAGGACGAGCTGCTTGTATCCATTGGCACAAAGTACAAGAAAAGCACTGCACAGGTGGCTCTGCGCTTCAATGTCCAGAGAGGAGTGGTAGTGATCCCCAAGAGCTTCAGTCCCGAGAGGATCAAACACAACTTCCAG ATATTTGATTTCTCACTAACGGAGGACGAAATGAAGGCCATTGAAGCACTGAACAAAAACATCCGTTTTGTGGAGCTGCTGAT GTGGAGCGACCATCCAGAGTACCCATTCCATGAAGAATATTAa
- the LOC133955216 gene encoding transcription intermediary factor 1-alpha-like isoform X2: MEVQQRDGRGDRYGQSGDAPVIALGNEAESVPVRQEESAAIGLNHLDTCPSCRLNFHCREPKLLPCLHSFCRRCLPAPSRSLSLKELSNSLTDSATQPLNVIRCPVCRQECMEVDVVENVFVKDSAEAPSSTVERSTQLCMSCDDNTEAAGFCLDCVEYLCGTCVEAHQRVKFTKDHTIRQKADVAREVHGVSTQRPMFCDIHKQEPLKLFCETCDQLTCRDCQLVKHKDHNYQFLEDAYKNHKQHMESMTHQLQEKRKLIEDVSNSINNGLLQVDQNRSSVHDEIKKSICSLILEINKKGKMLMNQLEAVTKDHESGLRKQQEDIGYLSRHLDHVIDFTKWATVKNGGTALLYCKRLILFQIGNLLRAKCSTSFIPQSTVRFQCRSSYWASNMDLGSLVIESVPGHQLVGFQGIPHQQSHPGQGPSGSPRGFAPGGPLNTLAQLQLQVDKLNPQAHWQPQPPPPPWTWYQSVRLQRTLPGTLQGGSPSHSMPPPPGRRFMVPQPNNSSPTGTLLSPGFTPQILRGLDSSSNYQAKPMDHFQNLPLSLPHRTVQGQHISLGYTAASQVEKPGTVSWETPETHQAREAVGSAVRKRRRSSPGPIIVIKDEPEDDNSYVQNNQRASLPDSTGEHPQLSAQGGGNKATTVPQSTENKPHSPSKPPIRPLDQSKTDVPHHIRSLGGEEQVVHHEARLEDSDDVLCAVCQRGGELLCCDKCPNVFHLACHVPSLLKSPSGGWFCSFCRDLLVPEMEYDGDPKPEAETLKTELDSEGGLPPVDKRKCERLLLRLFCTDPSSNCGEAASPSVCANNRVTIKGPMNLSTVKERLGAQQSVCYQSSAEFISDVRLIIGNCRPSSEAVTEDRRLMELFEEQQTIIFSDQTIPEVKLENRP; encoded by the exons atggAGGTGCAGCAGAGGGATGGCCGCGGGGACAGATACGGGCAGTCCGGGGACGCCCCTGTCATCGCCTTGGGGAACGAGGCGGAGAGCGTGCCGGTGCGCCAGGAGGAGTCCGCTGCGATCGGTCTCAACCACCTGGACACGTGTCCCTCCTGCCGCCTGAACTTCCACTGCCGCGAGCCCAAACTTCTGCCGTGTCTCCATTCCTTCTGCAGGAGGTGTTTGCCCGCGCCCTCCAGGAGTCTGTCCCTGAAGGAGCTGTCCAACTCCCTGACTGACAGCGCGACCCAGCCAC TGAACGTGATCCGCTGTCCGGTGTGCCGGCAGGAGTGCATGGAGGTGGATGTGGTGGAAAACGTGTTTGTGAAGGACTCGGCTGAGGCTCCCAGCAGCACCGTGGAAAGGAGCACCCAG CTCTGTATGTCCTGCGATGACAACACCGAAGCTGCCGGGTTCTGCCTGGACTGTGTTGAGTACCTCTGTGGCACGTGTGTGGAAGCCCACCAGAGGGTCAAATTCACCAAGGACCACACCATCAGGCAGAAGGCTGACGTAGCACGAG AGGTCCATGGAGTGTCGACACAGAGGCCGATGTTCTGTGACATCCACAAACAAGAGCCGCTGAAGCTGTTCTGTGAGACCTGTGACCAGCTGACCTGTCGTGACTGCCAGCTCGTTAAGCACAAGGACCACAA TTACCAGTTCCTAGAAGATGCTTATAAAAACCACAAACAGCACATGGAGAGTATGACCcatcagctgcaggagaaaaggAAACTGATTGAAGACGTGTCGAACTCCATTAACAATGG ACTTCTTCAGGTTGATCAGAATCGTTCATCTGTTCATGATGAAATAAAGAAGTCCATCTGCAGTTTGATTCTCGAGATaaacaaaaagggaaagatGCTAATGAATCAACTTGAG GCTGTAACAAAGGATCATGAGAGCGGCTTGCggaaacaacaggaggacatTGGCTATCTGTCCCGACACTTGGATCATGTCATCGACTTCACCAAATGGGCCACAGTCAAGAATGGAGGCACGGCCCTTCTGTACTGCAAACGTCTG ATTCTGTTTCAGATTGGAAACCTCCTGCGGGCAAAATGCAGTACCTCATTTATTCCACAGAGCACTGTGCGTTTCCAATGCCGATCCTCCTACTGGGCCTCAAATATGGATCTGG GCTCTTTAGTGATAGAGAGTGTACCAGGCCACCAGCTGGTTGGTTTTCAGGGCATCCCTCATCAGCAGTCCCACCCTGGGCAAGGCCCCTCAGGCTCGCCCCGCGGCTTTGCCCCGGGTGGTCCCCTCAACACCCTTGCTCAGCTCCAGTTGCAGGTGGACAAGCTGAACCCGCAGGCCCACTGGCAGCCGcaaccacctcctccaccgTGGACGTGGTACCAGAGTGTACGTCTACAACGAACACTTCCAGGCACCCTGCAAGGAGGCTCTCCCTCCCACAGTATGCCACCTCCACCAGGCCGAAGGTTCATGGTGCCCCAACCAAACAACAGCAGCCCAACTGGCACCTTATTGAGCCCTGGGTTCACACCACAG ATTCTGAGGGGGTTGGATAGCAGCTCCAACTACCAAGCCAAACCCATGGACCATTTCCAGAACCTGCCACTGTCTTTGCCACACAGAACGG TGCAAGGACAACACATTTCCCTAGGGTATACTGCTGCATCCCAAGTGGAGAAACCAGG GACTGTTTCCTGGGAGACTCCAGAAACACATCAGGCGCGTGAAGCAGTGGGCTCAGCTGTCAGGAAAAGAAGAAGGTCGTCACCAGGGCCCATCATTGTCATCAAAGATGAGCCAGAGGATGACAACAGCTAT GTGCAGAACAACCAAAGAGCCAGCCTTCCTGACAGCACGGGTGAACACCCACAACTCAGTGCCCAGGGCGGAGGGAACAAGGCCACAACTGTTCCTCAAAGCACAGAAAACAAACCCCACAGCCCCTCAAAGCCTCCGATCAGGCCGCTGGACCAGAGTAAGACTGACGTTCCACATCACATCCGTTCTctgggaggagaagagcaggtaGTCCACCATGAAGCACGACTGGAAGACTCTGATGACGTCTTGTGTGCTGTGTGTCAGAGAGGAGGGGAGCTGCTGTGCTGCGATAAGTGTCCCAACGTTTTTCACCTCGCTTGCCATGTTCCATCTCTCCTCAAATCTCCCAG CGGGGGCTGGTTTTGCTCTTTCTGCCGCGACCTGTTGGTGCCTGAGATGGAGTATGATGGTGACCCCAAACCTGAGGCCGAAACACTCAAGACGGAGCTGGACTCTGAAGGGGGACTGCCCCCTGTGGACAAACGA AAGTgtgagaggctgctgctgcgctTGTTTTGCACTGACCCCAGTTCAAACTGTGGAGAGGCTGCCTCCCCCTCG GTATGTGCTAATAACAGGGTGACTATAAAGGGACCAATGAATCTGTCAACTGTGAAAGAACGACTGGGGGCTCAGCAGAGTGTGTGCTACCAAAGCAGTGCAGAGTTTATATCAGACGTCCGGCTCATCATCGGGAATTGCAGACCCTCCAGTGAG GCTGTCACAGAGGACAGGAGGCTGATGGAGCTGTTTGAAGAGCAGCAGACGATCATCTTTTCCGACCAAACCATCCCAGAAGTCAAACTGGAG AATCGACCCTGA
- the LOC133955216 gene encoding transcription intermediary factor 1-alpha-like isoform X1: MEVQQRDGRGDRYGQSGDAPVIALGNEAESVPVRQEESAAIGLNHLDTCPSCRLNFHCREPKLLPCLHSFCRRCLPAPSRSLSLKELSNSLTDSATQPLNVIRCPVCRQECMEVDVVENVFVKDSAEAPSSTVERSTQLCMSCDDNTEAAGFCLDCVEYLCGTCVEAHQRVKFTKDHTIRQKADVAREVHGVSTQRPMFCDIHKQEPLKLFCETCDQLTCRDCQLVKHKDHNYQFLEDAYKNHKQHMESMTHQLQEKRKLIEDVSNSINNGLLQVDQNRSSVHDEIKKSICSLILEINKKGKMLMNQLEAVTKDHESGLRKQQEDIGYLSRHLDHVIDFTKWATVKNGGTALLYCKRLILFQIGNLLRAKCSTSFIPQSTVRFQCRSSYWASNMDLGSLVIESVPGHQLVGFQGIPHQQSHPGQGPSGSPRGFAPGGPLNTLAQLQLQVDKLNPQAHWQPQPPPPPWTWYQSVRLQRTLPGTLQGGSPSHSMPPPPGRRFMVPQPNNSSPTGTLLSPGFTPQILRGLDSSSNYQAKPMDHFQNLPLSLPHRTVQGQHISLGYTAASQVEKPGTVSWETPETHQAREAVGSAVRKRRRSSPGPIIVIKDEPEDDNSYVQNNQRASLPDSTGEHPQLSAQGGGNKATTVPQSTENKPHSPSKPPIRPLDQSKTDVPHHIRSLGGEEQVVHHEARLEDSDDVLCAVCQRGGELLCCDKCPNVFHLACHVPSLLKSPSGGWFCSFCRDLLVPEMEYDGDPKPEAETLKTELDSEGGLPPVDKRKCERLLLRLFCTDPSSNCGEAASPSVCANNRVTIKGPMNLSTVKERLGAQQSVCYQSSAEFISDVRLIIGNCRPSSEAVTEDRRLMELFEEQQTIIFSDQTIPEVKLEVIPAAPTDSQVSSAHNISQPAKRQRTFSQDTTNCPSGEEGVV, translated from the exons atggAGGTGCAGCAGAGGGATGGCCGCGGGGACAGATACGGGCAGTCCGGGGACGCCCCTGTCATCGCCTTGGGGAACGAGGCGGAGAGCGTGCCGGTGCGCCAGGAGGAGTCCGCTGCGATCGGTCTCAACCACCTGGACACGTGTCCCTCCTGCCGCCTGAACTTCCACTGCCGCGAGCCCAAACTTCTGCCGTGTCTCCATTCCTTCTGCAGGAGGTGTTTGCCCGCGCCCTCCAGGAGTCTGTCCCTGAAGGAGCTGTCCAACTCCCTGACTGACAGCGCGACCCAGCCAC TGAACGTGATCCGCTGTCCGGTGTGCCGGCAGGAGTGCATGGAGGTGGATGTGGTGGAAAACGTGTTTGTGAAGGACTCGGCTGAGGCTCCCAGCAGCACCGTGGAAAGGAGCACCCAG CTCTGTATGTCCTGCGATGACAACACCGAAGCTGCCGGGTTCTGCCTGGACTGTGTTGAGTACCTCTGTGGCACGTGTGTGGAAGCCCACCAGAGGGTCAAATTCACCAAGGACCACACCATCAGGCAGAAGGCTGACGTAGCACGAG AGGTCCATGGAGTGTCGACACAGAGGCCGATGTTCTGTGACATCCACAAACAAGAGCCGCTGAAGCTGTTCTGTGAGACCTGTGACCAGCTGACCTGTCGTGACTGCCAGCTCGTTAAGCACAAGGACCACAA TTACCAGTTCCTAGAAGATGCTTATAAAAACCACAAACAGCACATGGAGAGTATGACCcatcagctgcaggagaaaaggAAACTGATTGAAGACGTGTCGAACTCCATTAACAATGG ACTTCTTCAGGTTGATCAGAATCGTTCATCTGTTCATGATGAAATAAAGAAGTCCATCTGCAGTTTGATTCTCGAGATaaacaaaaagggaaagatGCTAATGAATCAACTTGAG GCTGTAACAAAGGATCATGAGAGCGGCTTGCggaaacaacaggaggacatTGGCTATCTGTCCCGACACTTGGATCATGTCATCGACTTCACCAAATGGGCCACAGTCAAGAATGGAGGCACGGCCCTTCTGTACTGCAAACGTCTG ATTCTGTTTCAGATTGGAAACCTCCTGCGGGCAAAATGCAGTACCTCATTTATTCCACAGAGCACTGTGCGTTTCCAATGCCGATCCTCCTACTGGGCCTCAAATATGGATCTGG GCTCTTTAGTGATAGAGAGTGTACCAGGCCACCAGCTGGTTGGTTTTCAGGGCATCCCTCATCAGCAGTCCCACCCTGGGCAAGGCCCCTCAGGCTCGCCCCGCGGCTTTGCCCCGGGTGGTCCCCTCAACACCCTTGCTCAGCTCCAGTTGCAGGTGGACAAGCTGAACCCGCAGGCCCACTGGCAGCCGcaaccacctcctccaccgTGGACGTGGTACCAGAGTGTACGTCTACAACGAACACTTCCAGGCACCCTGCAAGGAGGCTCTCCCTCCCACAGTATGCCACCTCCACCAGGCCGAAGGTTCATGGTGCCCCAACCAAACAACAGCAGCCCAACTGGCACCTTATTGAGCCCTGGGTTCACACCACAG ATTCTGAGGGGGTTGGATAGCAGCTCCAACTACCAAGCCAAACCCATGGACCATTTCCAGAACCTGCCACTGTCTTTGCCACACAGAACGG TGCAAGGACAACACATTTCCCTAGGGTATACTGCTGCATCCCAAGTGGAGAAACCAGG GACTGTTTCCTGGGAGACTCCAGAAACACATCAGGCGCGTGAAGCAGTGGGCTCAGCTGTCAGGAAAAGAAGAAGGTCGTCACCAGGGCCCATCATTGTCATCAAAGATGAGCCAGAGGATGACAACAGCTAT GTGCAGAACAACCAAAGAGCCAGCCTTCCTGACAGCACGGGTGAACACCCACAACTCAGTGCCCAGGGCGGAGGGAACAAGGCCACAACTGTTCCTCAAAGCACAGAAAACAAACCCCACAGCCCCTCAAAGCCTCCGATCAGGCCGCTGGACCAGAGTAAGACTGACGTTCCACATCACATCCGTTCTctgggaggagaagagcaggtaGTCCACCATGAAGCACGACTGGAAGACTCTGATGACGTCTTGTGTGCTGTGTGTCAGAGAGGAGGGGAGCTGCTGTGCTGCGATAAGTGTCCCAACGTTTTTCACCTCGCTTGCCATGTTCCATCTCTCCTCAAATCTCCCAG CGGGGGCTGGTTTTGCTCTTTCTGCCGCGACCTGTTGGTGCCTGAGATGGAGTATGATGGTGACCCCAAACCTGAGGCCGAAACACTCAAGACGGAGCTGGACTCTGAAGGGGGACTGCCCCCTGTGGACAAACGA AAGTgtgagaggctgctgctgcgctTGTTTTGCACTGACCCCAGTTCAAACTGTGGAGAGGCTGCCTCCCCCTCG GTATGTGCTAATAACAGGGTGACTATAAAGGGACCAATGAATCTGTCAACTGTGAAAGAACGACTGGGGGCTCAGCAGAGTGTGTGCTACCAAAGCAGTGCAGAGTTTATATCAGACGTCCGGCTCATCATCGGGAATTGCAGACCCTCCAGTGAG GCTGTCACAGAGGACAGGAGGCTGATGGAGCTGTTTGAAGAGCAGCAGACGATCATCTTTTCCGACCAAACCATCCCAGAAGTCAAACTGGAGGTGATACCTGCCGCGCCAACAGACTCTCAAGTCTCATCTGCTCACAACATTTCCCAGCCTGCAAAGCGCCAGCGCACATTTTCCCAGGATACGACAAACTGTCccagtggagaggagggagtcGTATAA
- the fbln1 gene encoding fibulin-1 isoform X2, with translation MGPCVVLLCSMFGLLLGQGAEQVSIEDCCKDGQKRGNDNEDCASLPLISGSDTCRIVQEQCCVTVLEDNMCTTGINVAKDQGSCDSLFSSTCETKTTKMCCGCCLLGKTTQEQGLPCYNSLSVGYQCGLVSRACCMEGASDNQTAPTAQTELPSKDVTIERGDNSVLTDQCDGKCAHVCVGNNTCACLKGYKLKPDGKSCDDINECLLGASNCRAGQRCINKEGSFRCQREVSCGTGYELTDNNDCKDIDECEAGIHNCGLVFECQNSQGSFRCLPKVKCGVGFIQDALGDCIDINECVSHTGPCSRGQVCLNTVGSYNCQRNSVNCGRGYHLNEEGTRCVDIDECKGPEKVCSGHGCINLVGSYRCECGSGYIFNSISRTCEDINECRHYPGRLCAHKCENTLGSYKCSCTTGFKLSADGRNCDDLNECESNPCSQECANVYGSYQCYCRRGYQLSDIDGMTCEDIDECALPTGGHICSYRCHNTPGSFHCSCPVTGYTLALNGRSCQDIDECAAGTHTCAENQSCFNVQGGFRCLSFECPNNYRRAGETRCERLLCNESVECLAMPLRITYYYLTFPTNIPVFTNIFRMGPSNTVPGDDIGIAITAGNEDGFFKTEQVPSGGVMSVAKLINKPHDFDLSLELRLRRYGTISTYLAKVLVFVTQEEPRVPYNPLLE, from the exons ATGGGTCCGTGTgttgtgctgctctgctccatGTTCGGGCTCCTGCTTGGCCAAG gagcagagcaggtctCGATAGAGGACTGCTGTAAGGATGGACAGAAGCGAGGCAATGATAACGAAGACTGTgcatccctccctctcatctctgGGTCAGACACATGCAG GATAGTGCAGGAGCAGTGCTGTGTGACAGTGCTCGAGGATAACATGTGCACCACTGGTATCAACGTGGCCAAAGACCAAGGATCCTGTGACTCTTTATTCAGTAGCACCTGCGAGACCAAGACGACAAag ATGTGCTGTGGCTGTTGTCTTCTGGGGAAGACGACCCAGGAGCAGGGCCTACCGTGCTATAACAGCCTGTCTGTGGGCTACCAGTGTGGCCTGGTGTCCCGGGCTTGCTGCATGGAGGGAGCCTCAGATAACCAGACAGCACCAACAGCACAAACAGAGT TACCAAGCAAGGATGTAACCATTGAAAGAGGAGATAATTCAGTGTTAACCGACCAGTGTGATG GGAAATGTGCTCATGTCTGTGTCGGCAACAACACCTGTGCCTGTTTGAAAGGCTACAAACTCAAACCAGATGGGAAGAGCTGTGACG ATATAAACGAGTGTCTGCTGGGAGCCAGTAACTGTCGGGCAGGACAGCGATGCATCAACAAAGAGGGCTCATTCCGGTGCCAGAGAGAGGTCAGCTGTGGAACTGGCTATGAACTCACTGACAACAACGACTGCAAGG ATATTGACGAGTGTGAGGCTGGTATCCATAACTGTGGCCTGGTGTTTGAGTGCCAAAACAGCCAGGGGTCGTTCCGTTGTCTTCCCAAGGTCAAGTGTGGGGTTGGCTTCATCCAGGATGCCCTGGGCGATTGCATTG ataTCAATGAATGTGTTAGCCACACCGGTCCATGCAGCAGAGGACAGGTCTGTTTGAACACAGTTGGCTCCTACAACTGCCAGAGGAACTCTGTGAACTGTGGTCGGGGGTACCACCTTAACGAAGAGGGCACACGCTGTGTTG ACATAGATGAGTGTAAGGGCCCTGAGAAGGTCTGTTCAGGTCATGGTTGTATCAACCTGGTGGGCTCGTACCGCTGTGAGTGTGGGAGTGGCTACATCTTCAACAGCATCAGCCGCACATGCGAGG ATATTAATGAATGCAGGCACTACCCAGGCCGCCTGTGTGCTCACAAGTGTGAGAACACTCTGGGGTCCTACAAGTGCAGCTGCACGACAGGGTTCAAGCTCTCCGCCGATGGCAGGAATTGTGACG ATCTGAATGAATGTGAGAGCAACCCATGCAGTCAAGAGTGTGCCAACGTGTATGGCTCGTACCAGTGTTACTGTCGCCGTGGGTACCAGCTCAGTGACATCGATGGCATGACTTGTGAAG ACATTGATGAGTGCGCTCTGCCCACTGGAGGTCATATCTGCTCCTATCGCTGTCACAACACCCCCGGCAGCTTCCACTGTTCCTGTCCCGTCACTGGCTACACCCTGGCACTCAACGGTCGCAGCTGTCAGG ATATTGACGAATGCGCGGCGGGAACTCACACGTGTGCGGAGAACCAGAGCTGCTTTAATGTGCAGGGAGGATTCAGATGTTTGTCCTTCGAGTGTCCAAACAACTACCGGCGTGCTGGAGAAAC tCGATGTGAACGCTTGCTTTGCAATGAGTCTGTCGAGTGTCTGGCCATGCCGCTGAGAATAACCTACTACTACCTCACGTTCCCCACCAACATTCCCGTCTTCACCAACATCTTCCGCATGGGCCCCTCTAACACTGTCCCCGGCGATGACATCGGGATTGCTATCACCGCTGGCAACGAGGACGGTTTCTTCAAGACGGAGCAGGTGCCCTCCGGCGGCGTAATGTCTGTGGCGAAGCTCATCAACAAGCCGCATGACTTTGATCTGTCCCTGGAGCTGAGGCTACGTCGCTATGGCACGATCAGCACATACCTGGCCAAAGTGCTGGTGTTTGTTACCCAGGAGGAGCCCAGAGTACCTTACAACCCCCTACTAGAGTAA